The Pirellulimonas nuda genome includes a region encoding these proteins:
- a CDS encoding DUF1257 domain-containing protein, translated as MSHIVTIQTEVRCRESVTAACRRLRLPPPTEGTHRLFTSEATGLAVALPAWRYPVVCELPTGTLRYDHYGGRWGDPRQLDRFLQGYAVERATLVARRSGHAVHEEPIADGSIRLVVQMEGAA; from the coding sequence ATGAGTCACATCGTCACGATCCAGACCGAGGTCCGCTGCCGGGAGTCGGTCACGGCCGCCTGCCGGCGGCTGCGGCTCCCACCACCCACCGAAGGGACGCACCGGCTGTTCACCAGCGAGGCGACAGGCCTGGCGGTCGCGCTCCCCGCGTGGCGTTACCCGGTCGTGTGCGAGCTCCCCACCGGCACGCTCCGATACGACCACTACGGCGGTCGCTGGGGCGACCCGCGGCAGCTCGACCGGTTCCTGCAGGGCTACGCCGTCGAGCGGGCCACGCTGGTCGCCCGGCGGAGCGGGCACGCGGTGCACGAAGAGCCCATCGCCGATGGCTCGATCCGCCTGGTGGTCCAGATGGAGGGCGCCGCATGA
- a CDS encoding DUF6429 family protein, translating into MPYDSDRIDDAVLALLTLTAHQEDEFGARAWKGHDWDALNRLHEKGLLFDPVSKSKSVVMTPEGLARGRALFDRLFARSD; encoded by the coding sequence ATGCCATATGACAGCGACAGAATCGATGATGCTGTCCTCGCACTCCTCACGTTGACAGCTCACCAGGAAGACGAGTTTGGGGCCCGCGCCTGGAAAGGCCATGATTGGGACGCCCTCAACCGTCTTCATGAGAAGGGCCTCCTGTTCGACCCTGTCTCCAAATCGAAGTCCGTGGTCATGACGCCTGAAGGGTTGGCCAGGGGTCGCGCGTTGTTTGACAGGCTTTTCGCAAGAAGCGATTGA
- a CDS encoding sigma-70 family RNA polymerase sigma factor produces the protein MTTTAWPDPSSDCLQQARNGDRDAASRILEMYRGQLKRVVAARLDSRLAARLDPSDVVHDVMMTACHSLPSWIGKQKAVYACLHRLTRDRISALYREHVTLQKRSVNREAVAFDEFADDSVMLLCQRLGANVETPSQAAVKRESQTLVREALSQLRVSDREVLVMRTLEGTPANEVAQILGVSEAAVHMRQMRALDKMRVLLGKLQYRQVGARHGS, from the coding sequence ATGACGACCACCGCTTGGCCCGACCCTTCCAGCGACTGCCTGCAACAAGCCCGAAACGGCGACCGAGACGCGGCCAGCCGCATTCTGGAGATGTACCGCGGACAGCTCAAACGAGTTGTCGCTGCTCGGCTCGATTCTCGGCTGGCGGCGCGATTGGATCCCTCGGACGTCGTTCACGACGTGATGATGACCGCCTGCCATTCCCTGCCCAGCTGGATCGGCAAGCAAAAGGCCGTCTACGCATGTTTGCATCGTCTGACGCGGGACCGGATTTCGGCCCTGTACCGCGAGCACGTGACATTGCAAAAGCGGTCGGTCAATCGCGAAGCGGTAGCATTCGACGAATTCGCCGACGACTCAGTGATGCTCCTTTGTCAGCGTCTGGGAGCGAACGTGGAAACCCCCAGTCAAGCGGCTGTCAAGCGCGAAAGTCAAACCCTCGTTCGCGAGGCGTTGTCGCAGCTACGCGTAAGCGATCGGGAAGTGCTCGTGATGAGAACTCTGGAAGGCACCCCGGCGAATGAAGTCGCGCAGATCCTGGGCGTCTCGGAAGCCGCAGTCCACATGCGTCAAATGCGCGCCCTTGATAAGATGCGTGTGCTTCTCGGTAAGTTGCAGTACCGGCAGGTCGGTGCCCGTCATGGATCGTAG
- a CDS encoding AAA family ATPase, translating to MSLAETLQEHVRACFSGLWITSHEHPDALEEIATLCRAEGWRAWGWDVELGAWGTVSAVPATASDPVSAVRLLDHAPRDAGATLLVLPNFHRYLGSVEVVQAVTRQVEVGRRRSTFVVVIAPVVQLPPELERLFVVIEHALPDRKQLAEIARGVATERGELPKGPGFEQLIDAASGLSRYEAEGAFALSLVRQRRLTPETLWSLKAQTLAQGGLVTLHRGGGSFDQLGGLESLKGFCRRALRPRPSDSKSGASIRPQGVLLLGIPGTGKSAIAKAIGAETGRPTLVLDVGRLMGSLVGQTEERTRGALASIDAMAPCVLFVDELDKALSGVGGQNGGQAGDSGVQSRLFGSLLSWLADHESDVFVVATANDVSRLPPELTRAERFDAVFFLDLPGRQQKDAIWKIHRSSLGIAPGQRRPADDDWTGAEVRSCCRLARLLDLPLVEAARHVVPIASTAAESVARLRGWASGRCLSADTPGVYRSAAAAPRQGRRRRVKRLDPSDN from the coding sequence ATGTCGCTCGCCGAAACCCTCCAGGAGCACGTGCGGGCGTGCTTCTCGGGGCTGTGGATCACCAGCCACGAACACCCCGACGCCCTCGAAGAGATCGCCACGCTGTGCCGCGCCGAGGGCTGGCGGGCGTGGGGCTGGGACGTCGAGCTGGGCGCGTGGGGCACGGTCTCTGCCGTCCCGGCGACCGCCTCGGACCCGGTCTCTGCCGTGCGGCTGTTGGACCACGCCCCCCGAGACGCGGGCGCCACGCTGCTGGTGCTGCCCAACTTCCACCGCTACCTCGGCTCGGTAGAAGTCGTGCAGGCCGTCACCCGCCAGGTCGAAGTAGGACGCCGGCGTTCGACGTTCGTGGTCGTGATCGCCCCGGTGGTGCAGCTGCCGCCCGAGCTGGAACGGTTGTTCGTGGTGATCGAGCACGCCCTGCCCGACAGGAAGCAGCTGGCGGAGATCGCCCGCGGCGTCGCCACCGAGCGCGGAGAACTCCCCAAGGGGCCCGGCTTCGAGCAGCTCATTGATGCGGCCAGCGGCCTGTCGCGGTACGAGGCCGAGGGGGCGTTCGCGCTGAGCCTGGTGCGCCAGCGGCGGCTCACCCCCGAGACGCTGTGGTCGCTCAAGGCCCAGACGCTCGCCCAGGGGGGGCTGGTGACGCTCCACCGGGGCGGCGGCTCGTTCGACCAGCTCGGCGGGCTCGAGTCGCTGAAGGGGTTTTGTCGCCGGGCGCTGCGTCCCCGGCCCAGCGACAGCAAGTCAGGCGCCAGCATCCGCCCCCAAGGGGTGTTGCTGTTGGGCATCCCCGGCACCGGCAAGAGCGCCATCGCCAAGGCGATCGGCGCCGAGACGGGCCGGCCGACCTTGGTGCTGGATGTGGGGCGGCTGATGGGCTCGCTGGTGGGCCAGACCGAGGAGCGGACGCGCGGGGCACTGGCGTCGATCGACGCGATGGCGCCCTGCGTGCTGTTCGTCGATGAGCTCGACAAGGCCCTGTCCGGCGTCGGCGGCCAAAACGGGGGCCAGGCCGGCGACTCCGGGGTGCAGTCGCGGCTGTTCGGTTCGCTGTTGAGCTGGCTGGCGGACCACGAGTCGGACGTGTTCGTGGTGGCGACCGCCAACGACGTCTCGCGGCTGCCGCCCGAGCTGACGCGGGCCGAGCGGTTCGACGCGGTGTTCTTCCTCGACCTCCCCGGGAGGCAGCAGAAGGACGCGATCTGGAAGATCCACCGCTCGTCGCTCGGCATCGCCCCCGGCCAGCGCCGTCCCGCGGACGACGACTGGACCGGCGCCGAGGTCCGCTCGTGCTGCCGGCTGGCGCGGCTGCTCGACCTGCCGCTGGTCGAGGCGGCCAGGCACGTCGTGCCCATCGCCTCGACCGCGGCCGAGTCGGTCGCCCGGCTGCGGGGCTGGGCCAGCGGCCGCTGCCTCAGTGCGGACACGCCGGGGGTTTATCGGTCGGCGGCGGCGGCCCCCAGGCAGGGCCGGCGTCGGCGGGTGAAGCGGCTGGACCCTTCGGACAACTAG
- a CDS encoding SBBP repeat-containing protein: MKSIRALGLCCLLPLVCPSAMGQTLEWIQQWGSPQDDVGSGVSADAFGNVYVTGSTSPPQDPETGFNRDTLLLKYNSAGDLQWSRTADFGGHEDTKAVATDAAGNVYQAGRISVGQGGLLNKYSSNGVLLWTRRFDQDAFGVATDVVGNVYTTGYGRNESRTGDDNDAFLVKHDPQGGEQWTRWLGTEANDLGYAVATDLLGSLYIAGSTRGDLGGANAGGSDAFVAKYSVDGALLWSHQFGTLASDIGRAVATDVLGNVYVTGTTSGLLAEEAVGGADGFLVKLDPEGTPLWERQFGSVLLDTPYGLSVDTAGGVYVAGSTHGGLEGANAGAIGGNPASQNDAFLLKFDTSGHRLWSRQFGTADLDKVNAVTVDAAGLVYVAGDTRGDLAAPNSGRDDVFLARFYGDLTGDFNQNGAVDAADYTVWRDGLGTTHTPEGYADWRDHYGDTTAGRPPVDPPPAPEPEVKAWVIQAKVVEIIDPDGVLSAVQLNDNVTGELRYDLSTAGTAIGENVSAYTHAQPFHTVAMTVNATSGNDPTFSALPLKSDVLVGNDEPLHELGGSVELDYLFASQPVFPLGLGSNVTDSAVIVSLSALELFNKPTLPTVLNLSDWDEALIGYTHVSSAGTTFLVAQITGLTPIQIASNSQPVPEPAAWLMFCVAVGSWLTLRRRLAAVSSGERRSPVSPVPVRPC; the protein is encoded by the coding sequence ATGAAATCCATCCGCGCGCTGGGTCTGTGCTGCCTGCTTCCGCTTGTGTGTCCGTCGGCGATGGGCCAAACCCTTGAGTGGATCCAGCAGTGGGGGTCGCCTCAAGACGATGTCGGGAGTGGCGTGTCCGCGGACGCCTTCGGCAACGTGTACGTCACTGGTTCGACTTCGCCTCCGCAGGATCCCGAGACTGGGTTCAATAGAGACACACTCCTGCTCAAGTACAATTCTGCCGGCGATCTCCAATGGAGTCGCACTGCCGACTTCGGCGGCCACGAAGACACCAAAGCTGTCGCCACCGACGCGGCTGGAAACGTCTACCAAGCGGGCAGAATCTCCGTCGGCCAAGGCGGCCTACTAAACAAGTACAGCTCAAACGGTGTCCTGCTTTGGACGCGACGCTTTGATCAGGACGCTTTCGGAGTGGCAACGGATGTCGTTGGAAACGTGTATACCACCGGCTACGGGAGAAATGAATCCAGGACGGGCGACGATAATGACGCCTTTCTGGTAAAGCACGATCCCCAGGGGGGCGAGCAGTGGACACGATGGCTCGGGACCGAAGCGAACGACCTGGGGTATGCGGTAGCGACCGACCTGTTGGGTTCGCTTTACATTGCCGGCTCGACACGTGGCGATTTAGGTGGCGCCAACGCGGGCGGTTCCGACGCGTTTGTTGCCAAGTACAGCGTGGACGGGGCCCTATTGTGGTCGCACCAGTTTGGAACGCTCGCGTCTGACATTGGCCGCGCGGTCGCGACCGACGTACTTGGCAATGTGTACGTAACTGGCACGACCTCTGGGCTGTTGGCTGAAGAGGCGGTTGGCGGAGCCGATGGGTTCCTAGTGAAACTCGATCCGGAAGGGACGCCGCTGTGGGAGCGGCAATTTGGATCCGTACTTCTTGACACCCCCTACGGGCTTTCTGTCGATACTGCGGGCGGGGTATACGTCGCAGGAAGCACGCACGGAGGGTTGGAGGGCGCCAATGCGGGAGCAATCGGAGGCAATCCTGCAAGCCAGAATGACGCGTTTCTGCTAAAGTTCGACACCAGCGGCCACCGGCTCTGGTCGCGGCAGTTTGGTACAGCCGACCTCGACAAGGTTAATGCGGTAACCGTAGACGCAGCGGGACTAGTCTACGTGGCTGGTGACACGCGCGGCGATCTGGCCGCGCCCAATAGTGGACGCGACGACGTGTTTCTTGCTAGGTTCTACGGAGATTTGACGGGCGACTTCAACCAAAACGGCGCCGTAGACGCTGCTGACTACACTGTGTGGCGTGATGGTCTGGGGACGACGCACACGCCGGAAGGGTACGCCGACTGGCGCGACCACTACGGCGACACCACGGCGGGGCGCCCTCCCGTGGACCCTCCGCCAGCCCCGGAGCCAGAAGTGAAGGCCTGGGTGATTCAGGCCAAGGTAGTCGAGATCATCGATCCCGACGGCGTGCTTTCTGCGGTGCAGTTGAATGACAATGTGACGGGTGAGCTGCGTTACGATCTATCCACTGCTGGTACGGCGATCGGCGAGAATGTTTCCGCTTACACTCATGCCCAACCTTTCCATACGGTAGCCATGACGGTAAACGCAACGAGCGGCAATGATCCGACATTCTCCGCACTACCTCTCAAATCCGATGTGCTGGTAGGCAACGACGAGCCGCTCCATGAGCTAGGCGGATCGGTCGAACTAGACTATTTGTTTGCCTCGCAGCCTGTCTTTCCATTGGGGTTGGGGTCCAACGTCACGGACTCTGCGGTGATTGTCTCGCTGAGCGCGCTTGAACTGTTTAACAAGCCAACCCTCCCAACGGTGCTAAACCTGAGCGATTGGGACGAGGCGCTCATTGGCTATACCCACGTTTCATCCGCAGGAACGACATTTCTTGTCGCACAGATCACAGGACTAACGCCGATTCAAATCGCATCGAACAGTCAGCCGGTGCCCGAACCCGCGGCTTGGCTCATGTTCTGCGTGGCGGTTGGGTCCTGGCTAACGCTGCGGCGTCGCCTTGCAGCAGTGTCTTCCGGAGAACGCCGCAGCCCTGTTTCGCCTGTCCCAGTACGGCCATGCTGA
- a CDS encoding serine/threonine-protein kinase has product MDRSAKSESERSVDKKLAEILGLLNDELLQDPQLSDDEALSRFPEYAERLRRYLPMLRSIAALPVSEPSLVVAPPNSVSSPDSQVRLLGDFRILYELGRGGMGTVFAAEQLSVGRRVALKILPFASLAHDKALQRFHNEVRAAAALDHPHIVSVFSAGEERGIHYYSMQLINGQTLAHLIFQLSSQQVCRKAPDNELSALDRSIILGGPQGVPLEGGELIGDSRRLANDSTKTEEQAKLSTVIDPLSNAARYRQGARFGIQAAEALQHAHDEGILHRDVKPSNLLLDAKNRIYVTDFGLARIEADAGVTTTGDILGTLRYMAPEQALARKVVVDQRADVYSLGATLYELLALQPVFGDSKRADLLHKIAFEEPRPLRTINGDIPRDLETIVQKTLEKSANDRYQTAQELADDLRRFVNREPIRATPPTPIHRLAKWSRRHLAIIWATCAASLLIAAGSLIAAAQISQYSKVAKTQNTLAQQAAFTARGEARIAQLALAAEASARQDAESNLYRSHIREAQDALRVGNVSRAETLLLKHLPAPNGVDHRGWEWRYLLGKLNGGSEAVDEHPESVNSVCFSPDGALFAALSASRVRLWRSNPRTLIREIHIPYGMLTGAAFSPSGECLAIASRDGLLRLWAVDASGLLNVVRPTQLDRAYHENIPSWSPNGERIATTVYDGVVIWDAIEAAEEKRINRATGWGIRTARSRVDAVAWRPDGQQLAVGIHGESYLLIVDLETERVRVKSEPHGFDLWSLDWMKDGKRILTGSFDHHAKIIDAETGYTIQDFLNPSHVIQARLSPDERRVACATTGQVIAIWNAEDGTLDSLLAGHRDRVVAVDWSPDGRQLLSGGEDGVLRAWSVGRRDAARDLTVKDVASDFDRGLACRQKLSGGLEVYSLSTGEICYSLQGEGASWSPNGETLAVQAGGTIRVLDAATGAERNSYDDAVGDLSALSWSGDGTALLSRDESDLHIWNAESGIEATTISAPGLVTFSWSPRDRLLALLVDREVQIWDTQQGILLARFSDEQLHDGFQNVDWSPDGRRIATSGWAGRIRVWEARSGRLLRELEGHIPNQFIRTVAWSVDGKLIASGGWDQCVKVWDSINGREIYSLHGHGTAIRSVAFSPDVQRLCSSDFSDSVKLWDLTNGEAICELNKGTIEGGRRLRWSQDGLTVWVDKDGMRPMALDASNGYQLDDSGESKHLIAANASGVATRLALSRRYEESDNALRRAKKHIGAIPVLRYKRALVLLEQSEYERAEKDLEIACSDEDCPEARAQLAWLLANRDDNVPRSPERAEKVAQQLATEWPQVGEFWTLLGLAQYRNAKFAESINTLDHAIELGWHGSSVSNLIKAMASMKLGQEREAVNALDEALETWDMQLFYNASTLPSTAFANKIRLEAQELIERSLE; this is encoded by the coding sequence ATGGATCGTAGCGCAAAAAGCGAGTCAGAACGTTCCGTCGACAAGAAACTGGCCGAGATTCTCGGGTTGCTCAACGACGAACTGCTGCAAGATCCGCAGCTCAGCGATGATGAAGCATTATCTCGCTTCCCCGAGTACGCGGAACGGTTGCGACGCTATCTCCCGATGCTTCGCTCCATAGCGGCGCTTCCGGTTTCCGAACCAAGCCTCGTCGTCGCCCCTCCGAACTCTGTTTCGTCTCCCGATTCCCAAGTGCGCTTGCTGGGAGACTTTCGCATCCTGTACGAGTTGGGCCGAGGCGGGATGGGGACCGTCTTCGCTGCAGAACAGCTGTCGGTAGGCCGCAGAGTGGCGCTCAAAATCCTCCCTTTTGCGTCCTTGGCCCACGACAAGGCTCTGCAGAGGTTTCACAACGAGGTTCGCGCTGCAGCCGCTCTGGATCACCCGCATATCGTGTCGGTCTTTTCTGCCGGGGAAGAACGCGGTATTCACTATTACTCGATGCAGCTTATCAATGGACAAACGCTCGCTCACCTGATCTTTCAGCTGAGCAGCCAGCAAGTTTGTCGAAAGGCGCCCGACAATGAATTGTCCGCGTTAGACCGGTCGATCATCTTGGGCGGCCCCCAAGGCGTTCCTCTAGAAGGTGGCGAATTGATCGGCGATTCGAGACGCCTCGCGAACGATTCCACGAAAACAGAAGAGCAGGCCAAGCTAAGTACGGTCATCGACCCGTTGAGCAATGCTGCCCGGTATCGACAGGGCGCGCGATTCGGGATCCAGGCCGCTGAGGCCCTGCAGCACGCCCATGACGAGGGCATACTTCATCGCGATGTTAAGCCGAGCAACCTCCTGCTCGATGCTAAAAATAGGATTTATGTCACAGACTTTGGTCTCGCACGAATCGAGGCGGATGCCGGTGTGACAACAACCGGCGATATCTTAGGTACGCTTCGCTACATGGCCCCCGAACAGGCATTGGCGCGTAAGGTTGTCGTTGACCAACGGGCCGACGTCTACTCGCTGGGCGCAACGCTGTACGAGTTACTCGCTCTGCAACCAGTCTTTGGTGACAGCAAGCGTGCGGATCTGTTGCATAAGATTGCGTTTGAAGAGCCGCGGCCGCTGCGCACCATCAACGGCGATATCCCCAGAGACCTGGAGACAATTGTCCAAAAAACTTTGGAGAAGAGCGCCAACGATCGGTATCAGACAGCCCAGGAACTCGCCGACGATCTCCGCCGATTTGTCAATCGGGAACCAATTCGAGCAACGCCGCCAACCCCGATCCACCGCCTCGCGAAGTGGTCGCGGCGACATCTTGCAATTATTTGGGCAACCTGTGCCGCTTCGTTACTGATCGCGGCAGGCTCGCTGATAGCTGCAGCTCAGATCTCTCAGTACTCCAAGGTGGCCAAGACGCAGAACACTTTGGCTCAGCAGGCCGCGTTCACCGCCAGAGGCGAGGCCCGCATCGCTCAGTTGGCTCTCGCCGCTGAAGCCTCTGCTCGCCAGGATGCGGAATCAAATCTCTATCGGTCGCATATTCGGGAAGCTCAGGACGCCTTGCGGGTTGGGAACGTCAGCCGTGCCGAGACCTTGCTGCTGAAACACCTGCCTGCGCCGAACGGCGTCGATCATCGAGGTTGGGAGTGGCGCTACTTGCTAGGCAAGTTGAACGGCGGTTCCGAAGCTGTGGACGAGCATCCTGAGAGCGTTAACAGCGTTTGCTTTAGCCCGGACGGCGCCTTGTTTGCAGCGCTTAGCGCCTCGCGTGTCCGGCTGTGGCGGTCGAATCCGCGAACGCTCATTCGAGAGATTCACATCCCGTACGGCATGTTGACAGGCGCGGCATTCAGCCCGAGCGGTGAGTGTCTCGCCATCGCTTCCCGTGACGGACTTCTTCGGTTGTGGGCTGTCGACGCGAGTGGTCTGCTAAACGTCGTTCGCCCTACGCAGCTTGACCGCGCCTATCATGAAAACATTCCCTCCTGGAGTCCCAATGGCGAAAGAATTGCCACGACAGTCTATGACGGAGTTGTTATCTGGGACGCCATCGAGGCGGCGGAGGAGAAACGTATCAACAGGGCGACCGGCTGGGGCATAAGAACCGCCCGCTCAAGGGTCGACGCTGTCGCGTGGCGACCGGATGGACAACAGCTGGCGGTGGGAATCCATGGCGAATCATATCTCCTGATCGTCGACTTGGAGACCGAGCGGGTACGCGTGAAGTCTGAGCCCCACGGCTTCGATTTGTGGAGTCTCGATTGGATGAAGGACGGCAAACGCATCTTGACCGGTTCGTTCGATCATCACGCCAAGATCATCGATGCGGAGACGGGCTACACGATTCAGGATTTCCTGAACCCGTCTCACGTGATTCAAGCAAGGCTCTCGCCGGATGAGCGTCGCGTGGCATGCGCAACCACGGGACAAGTCATCGCAATTTGGAACGCCGAGGATGGTACGCTCGATTCCCTACTCGCGGGACATCGCGATCGTGTTGTCGCGGTGGACTGGAGCCCCGATGGCCGTCAACTGTTGTCAGGAGGAGAAGACGGCGTCCTGCGGGCGTGGTCAGTTGGGCGTCGGGACGCGGCTCGCGATCTCACTGTAAAGGACGTCGCGTCTGATTTTGACAGAGGCTTGGCATGCCGTCAGAAGTTGTCAGGCGGACTGGAGGTTTACAGTCTGTCAACCGGCGAGATTTGTTACTCACTTCAGGGGGAAGGCGCATCTTGGAGTCCGAACGGCGAGACCCTGGCCGTTCAGGCTGGAGGTACAATCAGGGTGCTCGATGCCGCGACAGGTGCGGAGCGCAATTCTTATGACGACGCCGTGGGGGATCTCTCCGCCTTAAGCTGGAGCGGCGACGGGACTGCCCTACTATCTCGCGACGAAAGCGACTTGCACATCTGGAACGCGGAATCCGGGATCGAAGCTACAACAATTAGCGCACCTGGTTTGGTAACTTTCAGTTGGTCGCCGCGCGATCGACTCCTGGCGCTGCTCGTTGACCGGGAAGTGCAGATTTGGGATACACAGCAAGGAATCCTTCTCGCTCGGTTCAGCGACGAACAACTCCATGACGGTTTCCAGAATGTCGATTGGTCGCCGGACGGTAGACGCATCGCAACCTCGGGCTGGGCCGGACGGATTCGCGTGTGGGAGGCACGCAGTGGTAGGCTATTGCGGGAATTGGAAGGGCATATTCCGAATCAGTTCATTCGGACTGTCGCCTGGAGCGTCGATGGCAAACTGATCGCCAGTGGGGGGTGGGATCAGTGCGTCAAGGTCTGGGATTCAATCAATGGTCGAGAGATCTATTCCTTGCATGGCCATGGAACGGCGATTAGGAGCGTGGCGTTCTCGCCTGATGTCCAACGACTCTGCAGTTCAGATTTCTCAGATTCGGTAAAGCTTTGGGACTTAACGAACGGCGAAGCGATTTGTGAGTTGAATAAGGGAACCATCGAAGGTGGGAGACGGCTGCGATGGTCTCAAGACGGACTTACCGTTTGGGTGGACAAAGACGGCATGCGGCCAATGGCTTTGGATGCATCGAACGGCTATCAGCTTGACGACTCTGGCGAATCCAAGCACTTGATCGCCGCAAATGCTTCGGGCGTTGCGACGCGTCTCGCACTGTCTCGAAGATACGAGGAGTCCGACAACGCATTGCGGCGAGCCAAAAAGCATATTGGCGCCATCCCGGTACTGCGCTATAAACGAGCACTCGTCCTGCTCGAACAGTCGGAATACGAACGAGCCGAGAAGGACTTGGAAATCGCATGCAGCGACGAAGACTGTCCTGAGGCGCGTGCGCAACTTGCATGGCTGTTGGCGAATCGCGATGACAACGTGCCGCGCTCGCCGGAGCGAGCGGAGAAAGTCGCTCAGCAACTTGCAACGGAATGGCCGCAGGTTGGCGAATTCTGGACGCTGCTTGGGCTCGCCCAATACCGAAATGCGAAGTTTGCAGAGTCGATCAATACGCTCGATCATGCGATCGAACTGGGGTGGCACGGCTCATCAGTCTCAAACCTCATCAAGGCGATGGCGAGCATGAAACTCGGTCAGGAACGCGAAGCTGTTAATGCGTTGGACGAAGCCTTGGAGACATGGGATATGCAGTTGTTTTACAATGCGTCGACGCTCCCCTCTACGGCTTTTGCGAATAAAATTCGCCTCGAGGCCCAGGAACTCATCGAGCGGAGTTTGGAATAA
- a CDS encoding dockerin type I domain-containing protein translates to MRLFGTLPRRSPARPLAFVVLLLVPGVCDAQLRVVDWNTGGGARAGVATVFEAIGQESVGGVAKPIDVLSLQEQTNAAATATFVSVLNGLYGAGTYAAAPIPASAQSTGAGLPGLVYNTQTVALIATQAFGVVNTSNQTRSTLRYQLRPVGYDASADFYLYSNHYKASTGGSNEARRLIEAAALRADLDALGQGASAILSGDFNIQSSSEAMYQELLSAGPGQAFDPIDTPGNWNNSAAFKQVHTQSPAASQQYPGQVTGGVDDRFDFQLVTGELLDGEGLDYLPGSYHTFGNNGTHLLNGSIATGSGATADVLSALEGASDHLPVVADYQVPAVLGYALDAPAASYALGQAASLSLWVQNLADVVAAVGADELDWVVSLSGNLTGGGGGSLMADGTSAMLSLALDTSSVGMQSGIVTLSSTSPGVANGLVQIPLMWEVASAVIGDYNGNGVVELGDYATWKSAFGSTMDLAADGNSDGVVDAADYTVWRDALAGASVGNAVGASVPEPSCLLLGLIVGSLAASWRRPCVCC, encoded by the coding sequence ATGCGATTGTTCGGAACCTTGCCGCGGAGAAGCCCTGCTAGGCCGCTGGCGTTCGTCGTGTTGCTGCTGGTCCCCGGAGTCTGCGACGCCCAGCTGCGGGTCGTCGACTGGAACACCGGCGGGGGCGCCCGCGCGGGGGTCGCGACCGTGTTCGAGGCGATCGGCCAAGAGTCGGTCGGGGGGGTCGCCAAGCCGATCGACGTGCTCAGCCTGCAGGAGCAGACGAACGCAGCCGCCACCGCGACGTTCGTCAGTGTGCTCAACGGCCTCTACGGCGCCGGGACGTACGCAGCGGCCCCGATCCCCGCGAGCGCCCAGTCCACCGGCGCCGGCCTGCCGGGGCTGGTCTACAACACGCAAACGGTCGCGCTGATCGCGACCCAGGCGTTCGGCGTCGTCAACACCAGCAACCAGACCCGCTCGACGCTGCGGTACCAGCTGAGGCCCGTCGGCTACGACGCCTCGGCCGACTTCTACCTCTACAGCAACCACTACAAGGCCTCGACCGGCGGTTCCAATGAAGCCCGCCGCCTGATCGAGGCCGCGGCCCTGCGTGCGGACCTCGACGCACTGGGCCAAGGGGCCTCCGCGATCCTCAGCGGGGACTTCAACATCCAGAGCAGCAGCGAGGCGATGTACCAGGAGCTGCTCTCGGCCGGCCCGGGCCAGGCGTTCGATCCTATCGACACGCCGGGCAACTGGAACAACTCCGCGGCCTTCAAGCAGGTCCACACCCAGTCCCCCGCCGCCAGCCAGCAGTACCCGGGGCAGGTCACCGGCGGCGTCGACGACCGGTTCGATTTTCAGCTGGTGACCGGCGAGCTGCTCGACGGCGAGGGGCTCGACTACCTGCCGGGGAGCTACCACACGTTCGGCAACAACGGCACGCACCTGCTCAACGGGAGCATCGCCACCGGCAGCGGCGCCACAGCGGATGTGCTCTCGGCCCTGGAGGGCGCCAGCGACCATCTGCCGGTCGTCGCCGACTACCAGGTCCCCGCGGTGCTGGGCTACGCGCTGGACGCCCCGGCGGCTTCCTACGCCCTGGGGCAGGCCGCCAGCCTGTCGCTCTGGGTGCAGAACCTCGCGGACGTGGTGGCCGCGGTAGGCGCGGACGAGCTCGACTGGGTGGTGTCGCTGTCGGGGAACCTGACCGGCGGCGGCGGCGGCTCACTTATGGCCGACGGGACCTCCGCGATGCTCTCGCTGGCCCTCGACACGAGTTCGGTGGGGATGCAGTCCGGGATCGTGACCCTCAGCAGCACGAGCCCCGGCGTCGCCAACGGTTTGGTGCAGATCCCGCTGATGTGGGAGGTCGCCTCTGCGGTGATTGGGGACTACAACGGCAACGGCGTCGTCGAGCTGGGGGACTACGCGACCTGGAAGTCCGCTTTCGGCTCGACAATGGATCTCGCGGCGGATGGCAACTCCGACGGCGTGGTCGATGCGGCCGATTACACGGTCTGGCGAGACGCGTTGGCCGGTGCGTCAGTTGGGAACGCAGTGGGGGCGAGCGTGCCTGAACCTTCGTGCCTGTTGCTCGGGCTGATCGTGGGGTCGTTGGCTGCTTCTTGGAGAAGGCCGTGCGTCTGCTGCTGA
- a CDS encoding DUF2997 domain-containing protein — protein MKTIEIIVSPQGEARIETRGYAGAACQEASRLLEAALGVRQSEQLTSAFFQQPLTVQNHLSAGGHTNPS, from the coding sequence ATGAAGACGATCGAGATCATCGTCTCGCCCCAGGGCGAGGCCCGCATCGAGACCCGCGGCTACGCCGGCGCCGCCTGCCAGGAAGCCAGCCGGCTGCTGGAGGCGGCGCTGGGCGTCCGGCAGTCGGAGCAGCTCACATCTGCTTTCTTTCAGCAACCCCTAACGGTCCAAAACCACCTTTCTGCTGGAGGCCACACGAACCCGTCCTAA